A DNA window from Stutzerimonas stutzeri contains the following coding sequences:
- the lapD gene encoding cyclic di-GMP receptor LapD, with translation MSLFKQLLLAICLFLLAAFTGSFVVSLESSRDQYANQLRSHAQDAATALGLSLTANIDDPAMVELVVSSLFDSGYYQSIRVIELETEQAMIERQAEPDAGSAPRWFVSLINLQPEGGEAIVSRGWQQAARVEVVSHPMFAVSRLWQSTLGMFGWLVLCGVVSALLGAALLRRQLRPLDDMVEQSQAITRREFLSVPQLPETPELRRVVLAMNLMVEKLKALFDEEARRSERLRDEAYHDGLTGLSNRRHFDMQLQARLSGEDLAGSGYMFLLRINDLTGLNQRLGGARTDELLRAVAEQLRQVTADRFLIGRTRGGEFAMLAVGLDLLEATRLAEQVEHALASLQQTGLTDLLPVAHIGLTAFSQENSAASLYGSLDQALAQAASQQRSAWACYEPSAVAAVAEQHQDWYQLLDGALENGLLQLYFQPVMSAMEPQQQIHSKVLARLVDSQGEVAPAARFLPWLERFGWTARLDLAMLRQTLAALEIHHSPLAISLCGATLSDPSSNEEVFELLARHGDVAGLLTIELDESQLPDQASLEQLARRLRQLGFGLGIQHFGGRFSMIGNLARLGLGYLKVDGSYLRGVDTEDDKHLFIQAMQRAAHSIDLPLIAEQVETEGEWMTLRALGFEGGQGRLLGNPAPWQTGESWSDQAGVVIVDQ, from the coding sequence ATGTCCCTGTTCAAACAGCTGTTGCTAGCGATCTGCCTGTTTCTGCTCGCCGCGTTCACCGGCAGCTTCGTGGTCAGCCTGGAGAGTTCGCGCGATCAGTACGCCAACCAGCTGCGTTCCCATGCACAGGACGCGGCCACGGCGCTGGGTTTGTCCCTGACCGCCAATATCGACGATCCAGCAATGGTCGAGCTGGTGGTCAGCTCACTGTTCGATAGCGGTTATTACCAGTCGATCCGGGTGATCGAGCTGGAAACCGAGCAGGCCATGATCGAGCGGCAAGCCGAGCCGGATGCCGGCAGTGCGCCGCGGTGGTTCGTCAGCCTGATCAATCTGCAGCCGGAAGGCGGTGAGGCGATCGTCAGTCGCGGCTGGCAACAGGCCGCCCGCGTCGAGGTAGTCAGCCACCCGATGTTCGCCGTATCGCGCCTGTGGCAGAGCACCCTCGGCATGTTCGGTTGGCTGGTGCTCTGCGGCGTGGTCAGCGCGCTGCTAGGCGCAGCGTTGTTGCGGCGCCAGTTGCGCCCGCTCGACGATATGGTCGAGCAGTCCCAGGCAATCACTCGCCGTGAATTCCTTAGCGTGCCGCAGCTGCCGGAAACCCCGGAGCTGCGCCGCGTGGTGCTGGCCATGAACCTCATGGTGGAGAAGCTCAAGGCGCTGTTCGACGAAGAGGCGCGCCGCAGCGAGCGCTTGCGTGACGAGGCGTATCACGATGGCCTGACCGGCCTGAGCAACCGTCGACACTTCGACATGCAGCTGCAGGCTCGCTTGAGTGGCGAAGACCTGGCGGGTAGCGGTTACATGTTCCTGCTCAGGATCAATGATCTGACCGGCCTCAATCAGAGGCTCGGCGGCGCGCGTACGGATGAGCTGTTGCGTGCGGTCGCCGAACAATTGCGCCAGGTCACCGCTGATCGCTTCCTGATCGGACGCACACGCGGTGGTGAGTTCGCCATGCTCGCGGTGGGCCTTGATCTGCTCGAAGCCACACGTCTGGCCGAACAGGTAGAGCATGCATTGGCGTCGCTGCAGCAGACCGGACTTACCGATCTACTGCCGGTAGCTCACATCGGCCTGACGGCGTTTTCTCAGGAAAATTCGGCTGCATCACTCTATGGCTCGCTGGATCAGGCCCTCGCGCAGGCGGCCAGCCAGCAGCGTTCGGCCTGGGCATGCTACGAGCCTAGCGCAGTCGCAGCGGTCGCCGAGCAGCACCAGGATTGGTATCAGCTTCTCGATGGTGCACTTGAGAACGGCCTGCTGCAGTTGTATTTCCAGCCAGTGATGAGCGCCATGGAGCCGCAGCAGCAAATCCACAGCAAGGTGCTGGCGCGTCTGGTGGACAGCCAGGGCGAAGTGGCGCCGGCGGCGCGCTTCCTGCCGTGGCTAGAGCGCTTCGGCTGGACGGCGCGGCTGGACCTGGCCATGTTGCGCCAGACGCTGGCGGCCTTGGAAATTCATCACTCACCGTTGGCCATCAGCCTTTGCGGCGCCACGTTGAGCGATCCTTCCTCCAACGAGGAGGTGTTCGAATTGCTGGCACGGCATGGCGATGTGGCAGGTCTGCTGACGATCGAGCTGGACGAGTCTCAGCTACCGGACCAGGCAAGCCTCGAGCAGCTGGCACGGCGTCTGCGGCAGCTGGGTTTCGGGCTTGGCATTCAGCACTTTGGCGGCCGTTTCAGCATGATCGGCAACCTCGCGCGTCTTGGCCTCGGCTATCTCAAGGTTGATGGCAGCTATCTGCGCGGTGTCGATACCGAGGATGACAAACATCTTTTCATCCAGGCGATGCAGCGTGCCGCCCACAGCATCGACCTGCCGCTGATCGCTGAGCAGGTAGAAACGGAAGGGGAGTGGATGACCCTTCGCGCGTTGGGTTTCGAAGGTGGACAGGGCCGGTTGCTGGGCAATCCGGCGCCTTGGCAAACCGGCGAAAGCTGGTCAGATCAGGCCGGTGTCGTCATCGTCGACCAGTAA
- the lapG gene encoding cysteine protease LapG, giving the protein MFGQTRLVPIRYVIALLGALGLAQLVWAVADDWDFTRILSQAEKRYGPLGEGRERLLAWEALLNEQVSATEHEKLRAVNNFFNHQLRFEDDLKLWRQTDYWATPVEALRIGGGDCEDYAIAKYVSLRRLGISADKLRITYVKAVRLNQAHMVLTYYEQPGAIPLVLDNLVGGILPATQRNDLVPVYAFNGEGLWLPGRSGDKQVSDSKKLSRWQDLLKKMHAEGFPAGSGS; this is encoded by the coding sequence ATGTTTGGCCAGACGCGGCTTGTCCCTATCCGCTACGTCATCGCTTTGCTGGGTGCGCTGGGTCTTGCCCAGCTTGTCTGGGCGGTGGCCGACGACTGGGATTTCACGCGCATCCTGAGTCAGGCCGAGAAACGCTACGGCCCTCTCGGTGAAGGGCGTGAGCGTCTGTTGGCCTGGGAGGCGCTGTTGAACGAACAGGTGTCGGCTACGGAACATGAAAAGCTGCGTGCGGTGAACAACTTCTTCAATCACCAGCTGCGCTTCGAGGACGACCTCAAGCTCTGGCGGCAAACCGATTACTGGGCGACCCCCGTCGAAGCCTTGCGCATCGGTGGGGGTGATTGCGAAGACTATGCGATCGCCAAGTACGTGAGCCTGCGGCGTCTCGGTATCTCGGCCGATAAATTGCGTATCACCTACGTCAAGGCAGTCAGGCTCAACCAGGCGCACATGGTGCTGACCTATTACGAGCAGCCCGGTGCGATACCGCTGGTGCTGGACAATCTGGTCGGTGGCATCTTGCCGGCGACCCAGCGCAACGATCTGGTGCCGGTCTACGCATTCAATGGCGAAGGGCTGTGGCTGCCGGGGCGTAGCGGCGACAAGCAAGTGAGCGACAGCAAGAAGCTGTCGCGCTGGCAGGATTTGCTGAAAAAGATGCACGCGGAAGGTTTTCCGGCCGGGTCCGGATCGTAG
- a CDS encoding Tex family protein: MDSINSRIANELGVRPQQVAAAVALLDEGSTVPFIARYRKEVTGSLDDTQLRNLEERLRYLRELDDRRASILASIEEQGKLTPELKREIDLADTKTRLEDLYLPYKQKRRTKGQIALEAGLGELADALFGNPELTPEQEAERFIDAEKGFADVKALLEGAKYILMERFAEDADLLAKLRDFLKHNATLSARVVPGKENEGAKFSDYFEHDEVLKNTPSHRALAIFRGRNEGILSVSLKVGDETPGSMHPGEGMIGERFGIANRGRAADKWLGEVVRWTWKVKLYTHLETDLLGELRDKAEDDAIGVFARNMHDLLLSAPAGPRATLGLDPGLRTGCKVAVVDATGKLLDTATVYPHAPRNDWDGTLAVLAKLCAKHGVDLIAIGNGTASRESDRLAADLIKQVPGLKLTKVMVSEAGASVYSASELAAKEFPDLDVSIRGAVSIARRLQDPLAELVKIEPKAIGVGQYQHDVSQLKLARSLDAVVEDCVNAVGVDVNTASVALLARISGLNTTLAQNIVAYRDANGAFKARSELKKVPRLGDKTFEQAAGFLRVMNGDNPLDASAVHPETYPLVKRIAQDTGRDIRSLIGDSAFLKRLDPKQFTDESFGLVTVSDILQELEKPGRDPRPEFKTAEFQDGVEKLSDLEPGMVLEGVVTNVTNFGAFVDIGVHQDGLVHISALSEKFVKDPYEVVKAGDIVKVKVMEVDIPRQRVGLSMRMSDTPGAKTDGPRGGQSRGAGGQPRGNAPRSERHAKEDKPAPANAAMAALFANAKQLRK, encoded by the coding sequence ATGGACAGCATCAATTCCCGTATCGCCAACGAGCTGGGCGTACGCCCGCAACAGGTCGCCGCCGCCGTGGCGCTGCTCGACGAAGGCTCCACCGTGCCCTTCATCGCCCGCTACCGCAAGGAAGTCACCGGCAGCCTCGACGATACCCAGCTGCGCAACCTGGAAGAGCGCCTGCGCTACCTGCGCGAGCTGGATGATCGCCGTGCATCCATCCTCGCCAGCATCGAGGAACAGGGCAAGCTGACGCCCGAGCTCAAGCGCGAGATCGACCTTGCCGACACCAAGACCCGCCTCGAAGATCTTTACCTGCCCTATAAACAGAAGCGCCGCACCAAGGGCCAAATTGCCCTGGAAGCAGGTCTCGGCGAGCTGGCCGATGCGCTGTTCGGCAACCCGGAGCTCACGCCTGAGCAGGAAGCCGAACGTTTCATCGACGCCGAAAAGGGCTTTGCCGATGTGAAAGCGTTGCTCGAAGGCGCCAAGTACATCCTCATGGAGCGCTTCGCCGAAGACGCCGACCTGCTGGCCAAGCTGCGCGACTTCCTCAAGCACAACGCCACGCTCAGTGCCCGCGTGGTGCCAGGCAAGGAGAATGAAGGCGCCAAGTTCAGCGACTACTTCGAGCATGACGAAGTGCTGAAGAACACTCCGTCGCACCGCGCGCTGGCGATCTTCCGCGGACGCAACGAAGGCATCCTCAGCGTAAGCCTCAAGGTCGGGGATGAGACGCCGGGTAGCATGCACCCAGGCGAGGGCATGATTGGCGAGCGCTTCGGCATCGCCAACCGTGGCCGCGCGGCGGACAAGTGGCTCGGTGAGGTGGTGCGCTGGACCTGGAAGGTCAAGCTCTACACTCACTTGGAAACCGACCTGCTCGGCGAGCTGCGCGACAAGGCCGAGGACGACGCCATCGGTGTCTTTGCGCGCAACATGCACGATCTTCTGTTATCCGCGCCGGCCGGACCGCGTGCCACCCTCGGCCTCGACCCGGGCCTGCGTACGGGTTGCAAAGTCGCGGTGGTCGATGCCACCGGCAAGCTGCTGGATACCGCTACCGTTTACCCTCACGCGCCGCGCAACGACTGGGACGGCACCCTGGCGGTGCTGGCCAAGCTGTGCGCCAAGCACGGCGTCGACCTGATCGCTATCGGCAACGGCACCGCCAGTCGCGAAAGCGACAGGCTGGCGGCCGATCTGATCAAACAAGTGCCGGGCCTGAAGCTGACCAAGGTGATGGTCTCCGAGGCCGGCGCCTCGGTGTACTCAGCCTCTGAGCTGGCGGCGAAGGAATTTCCGGATCTGGATGTCTCGATCCGTGGCGCGGTATCCATCGCGCGCCGCCTGCAGGACCCGCTGGCCGAGCTGGTGAAGATCGAACCAAAAGCCATCGGCGTTGGCCAGTACCAGCACGATGTTTCCCAGCTCAAGCTGGCACGCTCGCTGGACGCGGTCGTCGAAGACTGCGTGAACGCCGTCGGCGTCGACGTCAACACCGCCTCCGTGGCGCTGCTGGCGCGTATCTCTGGCCTCAACACCACCCTGGCGCAGAACATCGTCGCCTACCGCGACGCTAACGGTGCGTTCAAAGCCCGCAGCGAGCTGAAAAAGGTACCGCGTCTGGGCGACAAGACCTTCGAGCAGGCCGCCGGATTCCTCCGCGTGATGAATGGCGACAACCCGCTGGACGCCTCGGCGGTGCACCCGGAAACCTATCCGCTGGTCAAGCGCATCGCCCAGGACACCGGCCGCGATATCCGCTCGCTGATCGGCGACTCGGCGTTCCTCAAGCGCCTGGACCCCAAGCAGTTCACTGATGAAAGCTTCGGTCTGGTCACCGTCAGCGACATTCTCCAGGAACTGGAAAAGCCTGGCCGCGACCCGCGCCCCGAGTTCAAGACTGCCGAGTTCCAGGATGGCGTCGAGAAGCTCAGCGATCTGGAGCCGGGCATGGTGCTCGAAGGCGTGGTGACCAACGTGACCAACTTCGGTGCCTTCGTCGATATCGGCGTGCATCAGGATGGCCTGGTGCACATCAGCGCGCTGTCCGAGAAGTTCGTCAAGGATCCGTACGAAGTGGTCAAAGCCGGTGACATCGTCAAGGTCAAGGTCATGGAAGTGGACATCCCGCGCCAGCGCGTCGGCTTGTCCATGCGCATGAGCGACACGCCCGGCGCCAAGACCGATGGCCCGCGTGGCGGGCAATCCCGTGGGGCTGGCGGACAGCCTCGCGGCAACGCACCGCGCAGCGAGCGTCATGCCAAGGAAGACAAGCCGGCACCGGCCAATGCCGCCATGGCAGCGCTGTTCGCCAATGCCAAGCAATTGAGGAAATGA
- a CDS encoding PaaI family thioesterase has product MSTEVEAVGNSSAFGRLLGLEIHQVGNGEAVLGLTMHDGLRNLHGKLHGGALFSLIDTAMGQASHSLGDGAPNSVTLECKVNYIRPVSDGELRCRAWVVHGGRRTQVLEAEVHQGEKLVAKAQATFACL; this is encoded by the coding sequence ATGAGTACTGAAGTCGAGGCGGTGGGCAACTCCAGCGCCTTCGGCCGCCTGCTCGGCCTGGAGATCCACCAGGTCGGCAATGGCGAGGCGGTGCTCGGCCTGACCATGCACGACGGATTGCGCAACCTGCACGGCAAGCTGCACGGTGGCGCGCTGTTCTCGCTGATCGACACCGCCATGGGCCAGGCCAGCCACAGCCTCGGCGACGGCGCGCCGAATAGCGTGACGCTGGAGTGCAAGGTCAACTACATCCGCCCGGTGAGCGACGGCGAGCTGCGCTGCCGCGCCTGGGTGGTGCATGGCGGCCGGCGCACCCAGGTGCTCGAAGCCGAAGTTCATCAGGGCGAAAAACTGGTCGCCAAGGCCCAGGCGACATTCGCCTGCCTGTAG
- the gshA gene encoding glutamate--cysteine ligase produces the protein MSALLSHRLALLAEPTHLPLLSQCLHGIERECLRVDAHGQLAMTSHPAALGSALTHPQITTDYSEALLEFITGTDSDPNNTLAELEAIHRFSYAKLDEEFLWSPSMPCPLPSEADIPIAEYGSSNIGRLKHVYRQGLALRYGKTMQCIAGIHYNFSLPETLWPVLQADDGDTRAVQDYRSTRYIAVIRNFRRYSWLLMYLFGASPALDAGFLRGRPHQLDKLDANTLYLPYATSLRMSDLGYQNNAQAGLTPCYDNLDSYTESLFRAVSTPYAPYEALGTKDAAGHWQQLNTNVLQIENEYYSNIRPKRVTATGERPLQALRARGIQYIEVRCLDINPFLPLGIDASEAHFLDAFLLFCALSDSPCLADSECVAATDNFLKVVKEGRRPELELQRCGENVQLTAWAEQLLDQIAQVATLLDRSHGDTRHVAALAEQRAKVADSSLTPSARVLDELRRSGESFSQFAMRQTQAHADYFRSRTLSVAELEQFEAAAQQSLERQAAMEAADELDFDSFVVEYQRSLSL, from the coding sequence TTGAGCGCACTTCTCTCCCACCGCCTGGCATTGCTGGCCGAGCCCACCCACCTGCCACTGCTCAGCCAATGCCTGCACGGGATCGAACGCGAGTGCCTGCGCGTCGACGCTCACGGCCAGCTGGCGATGACGTCTCACCCTGCTGCACTGGGTTCGGCGCTGACTCACCCGCAGATCACCACCGACTATTCGGAGGCGCTGCTGGAATTCATCACCGGCACCGACAGCGACCCGAACAACACCCTTGCCGAGCTCGAAGCGATCCACCGCTTCTCCTATGCCAAGCTCGACGAGGAGTTCCTCTGGAGCCCGTCGATGCCCTGCCCGCTACCGAGCGAGGCGGACATCCCAATCGCCGAATACGGCAGCTCCAACATCGGCCGGCTCAAGCACGTCTACCGCCAAGGCCTGGCGCTGCGCTATGGCAAGACCATGCAGTGCATCGCCGGCATCCACTACAACTTCTCATTGCCCGAGACGTTGTGGCCGGTGCTGCAGGCCGATGACGGCGATACCCGCGCGGTGCAGGATTACCGCTCGACGCGCTATATCGCCGTGATCCGCAATTTCCGCCGTTACAGCTGGCTGCTGATGTATCTGTTTGGCGCCTCACCGGCGCTGGATGCCGGCTTCCTGCGTGGCCGCCCACACCAGCTCGACAAGCTCGACGCCAACACGCTGTACCTGCCGTACGCCACCAGCCTGCGCATGAGCGATCTGGGCTACCAGAACAACGCCCAGGCCGGCCTGACGCCTTGCTATGACAACCTGGACAGCTATACCGAGAGCCTCTTCCGTGCCGTCTCCACGCCCTACGCTCCCTACGAGGCACTGGGCACCAAAGACGCCGCCGGCCACTGGCAGCAGCTCAACACCAACGTGCTGCAGATCGAAAACGAGTACTACTCCAACATCCGCCCGAAACGCGTCACCGCCACCGGCGAACGACCGTTGCAGGCGCTGCGCGCGCGCGGCATTCAGTACATTGAAGTGCGCTGCCTGGACATCAATCCGTTCCTGCCGCTGGGCATCGACGCCAGCGAAGCGCACTTCCTCGATGCCTTCCTGCTGTTCTGTGCCCTGAGCGATAGCCCGTGCCTGGCCGATAGCGAATGTGTCGCGGCCACGGACAACTTCCTCAAGGTGGTCAAGGAAGGTCGCCGGCCGGAGCTCGAACTGCAACGCTGTGGCGAAAACGTCCAGTTGACTGCCTGGGCCGAGCAGTTGCTTGACCAGATCGCCCAAGTCGCCACGCTCCTCGACCGCAGCCATGGCGACACTCGACATGTCGCGGCGCTTGCCGAGCAACGCGCCAAGGTGGCCGACAGCAGTCTAACTCCCTCGGCGCGAGTGCTCGACGAGCTACGCCGTAGCGGTGAGAGCTTCAGCCAATTCGCCATGCGCCAGACCCAGGCCCATGCCGATTACTTCCGCAGCCGGACGCTTAGTGTCGCCGAGCTGGAACAGTTCGAAGCCGCAGCGCAGCAGTCACTGGAGCGACAGGCTGCGATGGAAGCGGCGGACGAGCTTGATTTCGACAGTTTCGTCGTCGAATACCAGCGCAGCCTGAGTCTCTGA
- the argA gene encoding amino-acid N-acetyltransferase — MHDYVTWLRDSSPYINSHRDRTFVVMLPGDGLEHANFANIVHDLVLLHSLGVRLVLVFGSRPQIEARLASRGIEPRFHRDLRVTDTPTMECVIDAVGHMRIALEARLSMDMAASPMQGARLRVAGGNFVTARPIGVLDGVDLHHTGEVRRIDRKGIGRLLDERTIVLLSPLGYSPTGEIFNLACEDVATRAAIDLQADKLVLYGAEPGLLDESGKLVRELRPQQIPAYVERLGSQYQAELLDAAAQACRGGVRRSHVVSYADDGALLNELFTRDGGGTLVTQEQFEQLREATIEDVGGLIDLITPLEEQGILVRRSREVLEREVEQFSIVERDGLIIACAALYPIADSDAGELACLAVNPEYRHGGRGDELLERIEERARKLGLKKLIVLTTRTAHWFRERGFEPIDVDRLPAARASLYNFQRNSKIFEKSL; from the coding sequence ATGCACGACTACGTCACCTGGCTCCGCGATTCCTCGCCCTACATCAACTCGCACCGTGACCGCACGTTTGTCGTCATGCTGCCGGGCGATGGCCTGGAGCACGCCAACTTCGCCAATATCGTCCACGACCTGGTGCTGCTGCACAGCCTCGGTGTGCGCCTGGTGCTGGTGTTCGGTTCGCGTCCGCAGATCGAGGCGCGTCTGGCCTCCCGAGGTATCGAACCGCGATTCCACCGCGACCTGCGCGTCACCGATACGCCAACCATGGAGTGCGTGATCGACGCAGTCGGGCATATGCGCATCGCCCTTGAGGCGCGCCTGTCGATGGACATGGCGGCATCGCCCATGCAGGGCGCGCGACTGCGCGTTGCTGGTGGCAACTTCGTCACCGCGCGGCCAATCGGCGTGCTCGATGGCGTCGACCTGCACCACACCGGCGAGGTGCGCCGCATTGATCGCAAGGGCATTGGCCGGCTGCTGGACGAGCGCACCATCGTGCTGCTCTCGCCGCTGGGTTATTCGCCTACCGGTGAGATCTTCAACCTCGCCTGCGAAGACGTAGCGACCCGTGCGGCCATCGACCTGCAGGCCGACAAGCTGGTGCTCTACGGTGCCGAGCCGGGCTTGCTCGACGAAAGCGGCAAGCTGGTGCGCGAACTGCGACCGCAGCAGATTCCGGCCTATGTCGAGCGGCTCGGCAGCCAGTACCAGGCCGAGTTGCTGGACGCCGCTGCGCAGGCCTGCCGCGGCGGTGTGCGGCGCAGCCATGTGGTCAGCTATGCCGACGACGGCGCATTGCTCAACGAGCTGTTCACCCGCGATGGTGGCGGCACGTTGGTGACGCAGGAGCAGTTCGAGCAGTTGCGCGAGGCGACCATCGAGGATGTTGGCGGCCTCATCGATCTGATCACGCCACTGGAGGAGCAGGGCATTCTGGTACGGCGCTCGCGCGAAGTGCTGGAGCGGGAGGTCGAGCAGTTCAGCATCGTCGAGCGCGACGGTCTGATCATCGCCTGCGCGGCGCTTTATCCGATTGCCGATTCGGATGCCGGCGAGCTGGCCTGTCTGGCGGTCAATCCGGAATACCGCCACGGTGGTCGCGGCGACGAGTTGCTCGAACGCATTGAGGAACGCGCTCGCAAGCTGGGGCTGAAAAAGCTAATCGTGCTTACCACGCGCACCGCTCACTGGTTCCGCGAGCGTGGTTTCGAACCGATTGATGTGGACCGCCTGCCGGCCGCACGTGCCTCGCTGTACAACTTCCAGCGCAATTCGAAGATCTTCGAAAAATCACTCTGA
- the argE gene encoding acetylornithine deacetylase, giving the protein MPIPSFKEQFAQLLAAPSVSCTQPGWDQSNRPVIELLAAWLGELGFACETPEVAPGKFNLLASYGSGPGGLVLAGHSDTVPFDAGLWTSDPLKLREADGRWYGLGSCDMKGFFALIIEAVRPLLEQPFRRPLLILATCDEESSMSGARALAEAGQPLGRAAVIGEPTGLRPVRLHKGIMMERIDILGQSGHSSNPAYGHSALEAMHGVIGEMMTLRRQWQTEYDNPLFDVPKPTLNFGCIHGGDNPNRICGQCALEFDLRPLPGMDPQQLRGIIRQRLQPLAEQHQVKIDLAPLFPAVPAFEQAAESELVRLAERLTGHRAEAVAFATEAPYLQQLGCETLVLGPGDIACAHQPDEYLQLDRIEPTLQLLRRMIEHYCLQPQTDPN; this is encoded by the coding sequence GTGCCTATTCCCTCGTTCAAGGAGCAGTTCGCGCAGCTTCTCGCGGCACCTTCGGTCAGCTGTACGCAGCCCGGCTGGGACCAGAGCAACCGCCCGGTGATCGAACTGCTGGCCGCTTGGCTCGGTGAGCTCGGGTTCGCCTGCGAGACACCGGAAGTCGCTCCGGGAAAATTCAACCTGCTGGCCAGCTACGGCAGCGGTCCCGGCGGGCTGGTGCTGGCCGGCCACAGCGATACCGTGCCGTTCGACGCCGGTCTGTGGACGTCCGACCCGCTGAAGCTGCGCGAGGCCGACGGCCGCTGGTACGGGCTGGGCAGTTGCGATATGAAGGGTTTCTTCGCGCTGATCATTGAGGCGGTTCGGCCACTGCTGGAGCAGCCGTTTCGCCGGCCATTGCTGATTCTCGCCACCTGCGACGAGGAAAGCTCGATGTCCGGCGCTCGGGCCCTGGCCGAAGCCGGCCAGCCGCTTGGACGTGCGGCGGTGATCGGCGAGCCCACCGGCCTGCGCCCGGTGCGCCTGCACAAAGGCATCATGATGGAACGCATCGACATTCTTGGGCAGAGCGGCCACTCGTCGAACCCGGCATACGGCCATAGCGCCCTGGAAGCCATGCACGGTGTTATCGGCGAGATGATGACGCTGCGCCGGCAGTGGCAGACCGAGTACGACAACCCGCTGTTCGACGTGCCCAAGCCGACGCTCAACTTCGGCTGCATCCACGGCGGTGACAACCCCAACCGCATCTGCGGCCAGTGTGCGCTGGAGTTCGACCTGCGCCCGCTACCGGGCATGGACCCGCAGCAGCTGCGCGGGATCATCCGTCAGCGCCTGCAGCCGCTAGCCGAGCAGCATCAGGTGAAGATCGACTTGGCGCCGCTGTTCCCCGCGGTGCCAGCCTTCGAGCAGGCGGCGGAAAGCGAGCTGGTGCGTCTGGCCGAGCGTCTAACCGGCCACCGCGCCGAGGCGGTAGCGTTTGCCACCGAAGCACCTTATCTTCAGCAGCTTGGCTGTGAAACGCTGGTGCTGGGCCCCGGTGACATCGCCTGCGCACACCAGCCCGACGAGTACCTGCAACTCGACCGCATCGAACCGACCCTGCAGCTGCTGCGGCGAATGATCGAGCACTACTGCCTGCAACCGCAGACCGACCCGAACTGA
- a CDS encoding inorganic phosphate transporter gives MSFIADYGFVLLVLACMFGFFMAWGVGANDVANAMGTSVGSRALTIKQAIVVAMVFEFCGAYLAGGQVTETIKSGIVDASAIPPELMVLGMMSALLAAGTWLLIASIKGWPVSTTHSIVGAVIGFAAVGISVDAVHWSGVGPIVASWVVSPMLSGTVAFGLFISVQRLIIDTDEPFQNAKRFVPLYMFLTGFMVALMTLSKGLKHIGLDLSGGQSFMLAVGVGALVMLIGIALLTRIKVDVEADKAFHFSSVEKVFAVLMIFTACSMAFAHGSNDVANAVGPLAAVVGVLQSEGAAVIGAKAAVPGWVLLLGAVGIVIGLATYGYKVIATIGKQITELTPSRGFAAELATATTVVGASAIGLPVSTTHTLVGAVLGVGIARGIGALNLGVVGKIFMSWLVTLPVGAGLAIVFFLILRAIFT, from the coding sequence ATGTCCTTTATCGCGGATTACGGCTTCGTACTCCTGGTGCTCGCCTGCATGTTCGGCTTTTTCATGGCCTGGGGCGTGGGCGCCAACGACGTGGCTAACGCCATGGGCACCTCGGTAGGCTCCCGCGCGCTGACCATCAAGCAGGCAATCGTCGTAGCAATGGTCTTCGAGTTTTGTGGTGCTTACCTGGCCGGTGGCCAGGTCACCGAAACGATCAAGAGCGGCATCGTCGATGCGTCCGCCATTCCGCCAGAGCTGATGGTGCTGGGCATGATGTCGGCACTGCTGGCGGCCGGGACCTGGCTGCTGATCGCCTCGATCAAGGGCTGGCCGGTATCGACCACGCACTCGATCGTCGGCGCGGTGATCGGCTTCGCCGCCGTGGGTATTTCCGTGGATGCGGTGCACTGGAGCGGTGTCGGCCCCATCGTCGCCAGCTGGGTGGTTTCGCCCATGCTGTCGGGCACCGTCGCCTTCGGCCTGTTCATCAGCGTGCAGCGCCTGATCATCGATACCGATGAGCCCTTCCAGAACGCCAAGCGCTTCGTCCCGCTGTACATGTTTCTCACCGGTTTCATGGTCGCGCTGATGACCCTGTCCAAGGGCCTCAAGCACATCGGGCTGGACCTCAGTGGCGGGCAGAGTTTCATGCTGGCAGTGGGCGTCGGTGCATTGGTGATGCTGATCGGTATCGCCTTGCTGACGCGGATCAAGGTCGACGTCGAGGCGGACAAGGCCTTCCATTTCTCCAGCGTGGAGAAGGTGTTCGCCGTACTGATGATTTTCACCGCCTGCTCCATGGCCTTCGCTCATGGCTCCAATGACGTGGCCAACGCGGTTGGCCCGCTGGCCGCTGTGGTTGGCGTACTGCAGTCCGAAGGCGCCGCCGTCATCGGCGCCAAGGCGGCAGTACCGGGTTGGGTGCTGCTGTTGGGCGCCGTCGGTATCGTCATCGGTCTGGCGACTTATGGCTACAAGGTGATCGCCACCATCGGCAAGCAGATCACCGAACTGACGCCGAGCCGCGGTTTCGCTGCCGAACTGGCCACCGCGACCACCGTAGTCGGCGCCTCGGCCATTGGCCTGCCGGTATCCACCACCCATACGCTGGTCGGTGCGGTGCTCGGCGTGGGTATCGCCCGTGGTATCGGTGCGTTGAATCTGGGCGTGGTCGGCAAGATCTTCATGTCCTGGCTGGTCACCCTGCCGGTGGGTGCGGGTCTGGCCATCGTGTTCTTCCTGATCCTGCGCGCCATCTTCACCTGA